Proteins from one Sphingomonas sp. HF-S4 genomic window:
- the trmB gene encoding tRNA (guanine(46)-N(7))-methyltransferase TrmB, which yields MPDPISIRRLYGRAKGHKLRQGQAALVEELLPQVSVPETGLINSQTLFGDERPLEFEIGFGAGEHLAGQAKMRPDHGFIGCEPFLNGVVGALNHIRDDKLANVRLHMGDALDILERLPDASLDRLYLLHPDPWRKVRHAKRRMVNHGPLDMIAAKLKPGAEFRLGTDDPTYCRWSMMVMHQRRDFAWQAESAADFLTRPADWPETRYERKARRQGHEVWYFIFRRI from the coding sequence ATGCCTGATCCGATTTCCATTCGCCGCCTCTACGGCCGCGCCAAGGGCCACAAATTGCGCCAGGGCCAGGCCGCCCTGGTCGAGGAACTGCTCCCCCAGGTCAGCGTCCCCGAGACCGGCCTGATCAATTCCCAGACCCTTTTCGGCGATGAACGCCCCTTAGAATTCGAGATCGGGTTCGGCGCGGGGGAGCATCTTGCCGGCCAGGCGAAGATGCGTCCCGATCACGGCTTCATCGGCTGCGAGCCCTTCCTCAACGGGGTGGTCGGCGCGCTCAACCATATCCGCGACGACAAGCTCGCCAATGTCCGCCTCCATATGGGCGATGCGCTCGACATACTTGAGCGGCTCCCCGATGCGAGCCTCGACCGGCTCTACCTGCTCCATCCCGATCCCTGGCGAAAGGTGCGCCACGCCAAGCGCCGCATGGTCAATCACGGCCCGCTCGACATGATCGCGGCGAAATTGAAACCCGGCGCCGAGTTCCGCCTGGGCACCGACGACCCGACCTATTGCCGCTGGTCGATGATGGTGATGCACCAGCGCCGCGACTTCGCCTGGCAGGCGGAAAGCGCCGCCGACTTCCTCACTCGTCCCGCCGACTGGCCCGAGACGCGCTACGAGCGCAAGGCGCGGCGGCAGGGGCACGAAGTGTGGTACTTCATTTTCCGTCGTATATAA
- a CDS encoding Spy/CpxP family protein refolding chaperone, which produces MTRARWTALVAFIAFLAAIAGVFVGRVLIPSHAPQQSELHALLHHELNLDNGQEARLEQLEQQFAGRRRALEAELRADNARLAEAIEAEHGNGPRVAAAVDASHRAMGELQKETLAHVFAMRQILRPEQRAAFDRAVTKSLTADAR; this is translated from the coding sequence ATGACGCGCGCGCGCTGGACCGCGCTGGTCGCCTTCATCGCCTTCCTGGCCGCCATCGCCGGGGTGTTCGTCGGGCGCGTCCTCATCCCGTCGCATGCGCCGCAACAATCCGAACTGCACGCCCTGCTCCATCACGAGCTGAACCTGGACAACGGACAGGAAGCGCGTCTCGAACAGCTCGAGCAGCAGTTCGCCGGGCGGCGGCGAGCGCTCGAAGCGGAACTTCGCGCGGACAATGCCCGCCTCGCCGAGGCGATCGAGGCAGAGCACGGGAATGGACCGCGCGTCGCCGCAGCGGTGGACGCCTCGCACCGCGCGATGGGCGAGTTGCAGAAGGAGACGCTCGCCCACGTCTTCGCGATGCGGCAGATCCTTCGGCCCGAGCAGCGGGCGGCCTTCGACCGCGCGGTGACGAAGTCGCTTACCGCCGACGCGCGGTGA
- a CDS encoding heavy metal translocating P-type ATPase, which produces MIDPVCGMTVDPVTTAHHAEHGGQEYHFCSAGCRTKFVADPGIYTGEKARPEPKASPGAIWICPMHPEIRQEGPGTCPICGMALEPEEPSLDDGPNPELVDFTRRTWVAGALTVPLLAISMVAEMIGVHFVPPAWNPWAQLALTAPIVLWAGWPFFERGWMSLRTRHLNMFTLVSIGVGAAFLYSLVATVAPGLFPPTFRMHGTVPVYYEAAGVVVTLVLLGQVLELRARAATGQAIRALMNLAPKTARRILADGREEEVDLADVRAGDNLRVRPGEAIPVDGEVAEGRSSVDESMLTGEPAPVLKETGAALTGGTVNGTGSLVMTARAVGSDTVLARIVKMVAEAQRSRAPIQAVADRISGWFVPLVVAVAVATFVVWNLVGPEPRFGHALLNAIAVLIIACPCALGLATPMSIMVGTGSGAHAGILIKNAEALQGLEKVDTLVIDKTGTLTEGKPKLVGIETAGSFAENELLALVAAVESRSEHPLAHAIVAAAEERGLALVSPEGFDSITGAGVSAMVAGRRVAVGNASMMQNAGADSGPLEMLAKRHRTAGAGVMLVAIDGHPAGMLVVADPVKSSAAEAIANLKREGLRIVMLTGDGQGTAEAVARQIGGIDEVRADLKPEDKARIVAELKAKGARVAMAGDGINDAPALAAADVGIAMGTGTDVAIESAGMTLTKGDLAAMVRARRLARATMRNIRQNLLFSFLFNGIGVPIAAGVLYPVAGILLSPMLAGAAMALSSFAVVTNALRLNAVRL; this is translated from the coding sequence GTGATCGACCCGGTCTGCGGCATGACGGTCGATCCAGTGACGACGGCGCACCACGCGGAGCATGGCGGTCAGGAATACCACTTCTGCTCGGCCGGCTGCCGCACGAAGTTCGTCGCCGATCCCGGCATCTACACCGGGGAGAAGGCTCGACCCGAGCCCAAGGCCTCGCCCGGCGCGATCTGGATCTGTCCGATGCATCCAGAGATTCGGCAGGAAGGCCCGGGTACCTGCCCGATCTGCGGCATGGCGCTCGAGCCGGAGGAGCCGAGCCTCGACGATGGCCCCAATCCCGAACTGGTGGACTTCACTCGTCGTACCTGGGTCGCGGGCGCGCTGACTGTCCCGCTGCTCGCGATATCGATGGTCGCCGAGATGATCGGCGTGCACTTCGTGCCGCCCGCCTGGAACCCATGGGCGCAGCTGGCCCTGACCGCGCCCATCGTTCTATGGGCAGGGTGGCCCTTCTTTGAACGCGGTTGGATGTCGCTGCGGACGCGCCACCTCAACATGTTCACGCTGGTGTCGATCGGTGTCGGCGCAGCCTTTCTCTACAGCCTGGTCGCGACGGTCGCGCCTGGCCTGTTTCCGCCGACGTTCCGCATGCACGGCACGGTGCCGGTCTACTATGAGGCGGCGGGCGTCGTCGTCACGCTCGTGCTGCTCGGCCAGGTTCTGGAGCTCCGCGCCCGCGCCGCGACCGGGCAGGCGATCCGCGCGCTGATGAATCTCGCGCCCAAGACTGCGCGACGCATCCTCGCCGATGGACGCGAAGAGGAGGTTGATCTCGCCGATGTCCGCGCAGGCGACAACCTGCGGGTTCGTCCCGGCGAGGCGATCCCGGTCGACGGGGAAGTCGCGGAGGGCCGTTCGTCGGTGGACGAGTCGATGCTCACCGGCGAACCCGCTCCCGTTCTGAAGGAGACAGGGGCCGCGCTCACCGGCGGCACCGTGAACGGCACGGGCAGTCTGGTGATGACCGCGCGTGCGGTCGGATCGGACACGGTGCTCGCACGCATCGTCAAGATGGTGGCAGAGGCACAGCGGAGCCGGGCGCCGATCCAGGCGGTGGCGGACAGAATCTCGGGCTGGTTCGTGCCCCTGGTTGTCGCCGTCGCGGTGGCGACGTTCGTGGTCTGGAACCTGGTCGGCCCGGAGCCACGCTTCGGCCACGCGCTTCTCAACGCCATCGCCGTCCTGATCATCGCATGTCCCTGTGCGCTGGGGCTCGCGACGCCAATGTCGATCATGGTCGGCACCGGGAGCGGTGCGCATGCGGGCATTCTCATCAAGAACGCCGAGGCGCTTCAGGGGCTGGAGAAGGTCGATACGCTCGTGATCGATAAGACCGGCACTCTGACAGAAGGTAAGCCGAAGCTAGTCGGCATCGAAACGGCCGGCAGCTTTGCCGAAAATGAACTGCTCGCGCTCGTTGCCGCAGTGGAATCCCGTTCGGAGCACCCGCTTGCGCATGCGATCGTAGCAGCGGCGGAAGAGCGCGGCCTTGCGCTCGTCTCTCCTGAAGGTTTCGACTCCATTACGGGCGCTGGCGTGTCCGCGATGGTAGCCGGGAGGAGGGTAGCAGTCGGCAATGCGTCGATGATGCAGAACGCCGGTGCTGATTCAGGTCCATTGGAGATGCTGGCGAAGCGGCATCGCACGGCGGGCGCAGGTGTCATGCTCGTGGCGATCGACGGTCATCCCGCCGGCATGCTGGTGGTGGCCGATCCTGTGAAGTCTTCAGCCGCCGAAGCCATTGCGAACCTGAAGCGTGAGGGTTTGCGGATCGTGATGCTCACCGGCGACGGGCAGGGCACTGCCGAGGCAGTGGCGCGGCAGATCGGCGGCATCGATGAGGTGCGGGCTGACCTGAAGCCGGAGGACAAGGCGCGCATCGTCGCTGAGCTCAAGGCGAAGGGTGCGCGCGTGGCGATGGCGGGCGACGGCATCAACGATGCACCTGCCCTCGCCGCCGCGGACGTGGGCATCGCCATGGGCACCGGGACAGATGTGGCGATCGAGAGTGCGGGCATGACGCTCACCAAGGGGGACCTTGCCGCGATGGTTCGTGCGCGCCGGCTCGCCAGAGCGACCATGCGGAACATCCGCCAGAACCTGCTCTTCTCCTTCCTGTTCAACGGTATTGGCGTGCCGATCGCAGCGGGTGTGCTCTATCCCGTCGCCGGCATCCTGCTGTCGCCGATGCTGGCCGGAGCAGCTATGGCTCTCTCCTCGTTCGCCGTGGTGACGAACGCGCTGAGGTTGAACGCGGTGCGCCTATGA
- the cueR gene encoding Cu(I)-responsive transcriptional regulator: protein MNIGQASDASGVSQRMIRHYEKIGVIPAPPRRDSGYRDYSDADVSRLRFVAHARDLGFPIEEIRALLGLWADKGRSSADVKALATARAEELGRKAQALEEMRATLLDLAKRCHGDERPECPIIERLAT, encoded by the coding sequence ATGAATATCGGCCAGGCTTCGGACGCGAGCGGGGTCTCCCAGCGGATGATCCGGCACTATGAGAAGATCGGCGTGATCCCGGCGCCGCCGCGTCGGGACAGCGGCTATCGCGACTATTCAGACGCGGATGTTTCCCGCCTGCGCTTTGTGGCTCATGCCCGCGACCTGGGGTTTCCGATCGAAGAGATTCGTGCGCTGCTCGGGCTATGGGCGGACAAAGGTCGCTCGAGCGCGGACGTGAAGGCATTGGCGACCGCACGTGCCGAGGAGCTTGGCCGCAAGGCTCAGGCGCTGGAGGAGATGCGGGCAACGCTGCTGGACCTAGCGAAGCGATGCCACGGAGACGAGCGGCCCGAATGTCCGATCATCGAGCGGCTGGCCACCTGA
- a CDS encoding tyrosine-type recombinase/integrase, with protein MATGRITKRTIDALLANSVAGFLWDEDLKGFGVKTTAHGSASYVVQYRLGGREAKSRRYTIGGHGSPWTPAMARDEAVRMLILVAQGVDPVESDKQRRREAVDLAFSNYADRFASSCKGKGWKLLVKRSLALHVRPVLRDKPLPTITRVDIVAVLDRMPEEQVGNRRNVFAVMRRLFKWAMSRGDIASSPMEGMETPPPVKPRERWLSDQELGRVWTQAPKTHRCFGPIVRLLIATGQRREEIAGLHWEELNRDQREMRLSGSRTKNGEPTTVPLNDLTVTELDQVARGETWPKRGRVFPTSAGAAFTAYHKGKTKLDKLIAADGGDPVAPWRLHDLRRTLATGFQRLGVRFEVTEAVLNHVGASRSGVAAIYQRHDWKPEKRAALDAWNDHIVNILGGLETR; from the coding sequence ATGGCAACCGGCAGGATCACCAAGCGGACCATCGATGCGCTCTTGGCGAACAGCGTCGCGGGCTTCCTTTGGGACGAGGATCTGAAGGGGTTCGGGGTCAAGACGACGGCCCATGGGTCCGCGTCTTACGTCGTCCAATACCGGTTGGGCGGCCGGGAGGCGAAAAGCCGGCGCTACACGATCGGGGGCCACGGCTCACCGTGGACACCAGCGATGGCCCGCGACGAAGCTGTGCGGATGCTGATATTAGTGGCGCAGGGCGTCGACCCTGTGGAGTCCGACAAGCAGCGCCGCCGGGAAGCCGTCGATCTCGCCTTCTCCAATTATGCGGATCGCTTCGCCAGCTCCTGCAAGGGAAAGGGCTGGAAGCTGCTCGTGAAACGCTCGCTGGCGCTCCACGTCAGACCCGTGCTGCGCGACAAGCCCCTTCCGACAATCACGCGGGTGGACATCGTGGCCGTGCTCGATCGCATGCCTGAAGAGCAGGTCGGGAACCGGCGGAACGTGTTCGCGGTCATGCGGCGGCTGTTCAAATGGGCGATGAGCCGCGGCGACATCGCGTCCAGCCCCATGGAGGGGATGGAGACCCCGCCGCCTGTCAAGCCGCGCGAGCGGTGGCTGAGCGATCAGGAACTCGGCCGTGTGTGGACGCAAGCGCCTAAGACGCATCGCTGCTTCGGTCCTATCGTCCGGCTTCTGATCGCCACCGGGCAGCGGCGGGAGGAAATTGCCGGATTGCATTGGGAAGAGCTGAACCGCGACCAGCGCGAGATGCGTCTCTCCGGCAGTCGTACCAAGAATGGCGAGCCAACCACGGTCCCGCTCAACGATCTGACGGTCACTGAGCTTGATCAAGTCGCGCGAGGCGAGACCTGGCCAAAGCGCGGCCGGGTCTTCCCCACATCGGCGGGAGCCGCATTCACCGCTTACCACAAGGGCAAGACCAAGCTCGACAAACTGATCGCGGCGGACGGCGGCGATCCAGTGGCGCCGTGGCGCCTGCACGACCTGCGCAGGACGCTGGCAACCGGCTTTCAGCGGCTGGGCGTCCGCTTCGAGGTCACCGAGGCCGTCCTCAATCATGTTGGCGCCTCACGTTCCGGGGTGGCCGCGATCTACCAGCGGCACGACTGGAAGCCGGAGAAGCGAGCGGCCCTGGATGCCTGGAACGACCACATTGTAAATATATTGGGCGGCCTGGAGACCCGGTGA
- the copD gene encoding copper homeostasis membrane protein CopD → MDWAGIGIRFALYLDLMLATGLAVFAIANSRAAAGPTVRTLIVVLGLLGLLLSVCGFLLLAAGMLGLSVAEVDVETLQMVLSGTSVGAAWTMRMAALVVATGAAFLIGRASGALPVCASALAIAVATLAWSGHGAMNEGTAGWLHLVADIAHLLAAAVWTGTLFALVLLVARPVQHVDAAHLELTHGALHGFATMGTIIVAVIVVSGLANILLVVGPAAFPPLPFTLYGQLLLAKLALFVVMLALAAANRFRLTPTLSVAMADGDHRRAMAALRRSLAVETGCAVAILALVAWLGTLEPTGG, encoded by the coding sequence ATGGACTGGGCCGGCATCGGCATCCGGTTCGCGCTCTATCTGGACCTGATGCTGGCGACCGGCCTTGCTGTCTTCGCGATCGCCAATTCACGCGCAGCCGCGGGGCCGACGGTCCGCACATTGATTGTCGTGCTGGGCCTGCTCGGATTGCTGCTGTCGGTGTGCGGCTTTCTCCTCCTCGCCGCCGGCATGCTCGGACTGTCTGTGGCCGAAGTCGATGTCGAGACGCTGCAGATGGTGCTTTCCGGCACCTCTGTCGGGGCGGCATGGACCATGCGGATGGCTGCACTGGTCGTCGCGACAGGGGCTGCGTTCCTGATCGGACGCGCGTCCGGTGCACTGCCGGTATGCGCATCAGCCCTGGCGATTGCGGTGGCGACGCTCGCCTGGAGCGGGCACGGCGCGATGAACGAGGGGACCGCCGGCTGGCTGCACCTCGTTGCCGACATCGCGCACTTGCTGGCGGCGGCAGTGTGGACCGGCACGCTGTTCGCGCTCGTGCTGCTCGTCGCCCGTCCTGTCCAGCATGTGGACGCCGCCCATCTCGAGCTCACCCATGGTGCGCTGCATGGGTTCGCGACCATGGGGACGATCATCGTCGCGGTGATCGTGGTGAGCGGGCTGGCGAACATCTTGCTTGTGGTGGGGCCCGCCGCTTTTCCGCCGCTTCCGTTCACGCTCTATGGTCAGTTGCTCCTGGCCAAGCTGGCGTTGTTCGTCGTCATGCTCGCGCTCGCTGCCGCCAACCGCTTCCGGCTGACGCCTACGCTGTCGGTCGCGATGGCCGACGGCGACCACCGGCGCGCCATGGCTGCGCTCCGCCGCAGTCTCGCGGTCGAGACCGGGTGCGCGGTCGCGATCCTCGCGCTGGTCGCCTGGCTCGGCACACTTGAGCCGACCGGCGGCTGA
- a CDS encoding RNA polymerase sigma factor, protein MKPDLSLLSDGDLAGRSVAGDDDAFAEIMRRHRQRLYRLIRASVADGDEALDLVQETFISAHAALKRFDRNRPMAAWLARIAINKCRDWGRRRAVRRLFGLHTPVEDIADLHADDRPLQDAEVADRAELTRLSRAIAALPASQREPLVLCSIDGLSQAEAAGILSISEKAVETRIRRARIRLAELLG, encoded by the coding sequence GTGAAGCCGGACCTAAGTCTGCTTAGCGACGGCGACCTTGCCGGCCGATCGGTCGCGGGGGACGACGACGCGTTCGCCGAAATCATGCGCCGACATCGCCAGCGGCTCTACCGGCTGATCCGCGCCAGCGTGGCCGATGGAGACGAGGCGCTAGACCTTGTGCAGGAGACCTTCATCTCGGCGCACGCGGCGCTCAAGCGCTTCGATCGCAACCGACCCATGGCCGCTTGGCTGGCCCGCATCGCGATCAACAAGTGCCGCGACTGGGGACGCCGACGCGCCGTGAGGCGGCTGTTCGGGCTGCACACGCCCGTCGAGGACATCGCCGACCTTCATGCCGACGATCGCCCGCTGCAGGATGCCGAGGTGGCCGACCGGGCCGAACTGACCCGCCTCAGCCGGGCAATTGCCGCGCTGCCCGCATCGCAGCGAGAGCCGTTGGTTCTCTGCTCGATCGACGGCCTCAGTCAGGCCGAAGCGGCGGGCATACTCTCGATCAGCGAGAAGGCGGTCGAGACGCGCATCCGCCGTGCCCGCATCCGACTTGCCGAACTTCTTGGCTGA
- the copC gene encoding copper homeostasis periplasmic binding protein CopC: MGKFLIAAAATALVASPALAHPKLVSATPGPNATVSSPAKVQLNFSERLLPKFSGAEVTMTGMPGMASHPPMKVTATVKIAADGKTMVVAFAKPLAKGTYRLDWHVVSSDTHRVKGGYAFKVA; the protein is encoded by the coding sequence ATGGGGAAGTTCCTGATCGCCGCGGCAGCCACCGCGCTCGTCGCGTCGCCGGCGTTGGCTCACCCGAAGCTCGTCTCAGCCACGCCCGGCCCGAACGCCACCGTGTCTTCGCCTGCCAAGGTGCAGCTGAACTTCTCCGAAAGGCTGCTGCCGAAGTTTTCCGGGGCCGAGGTGACGATGACCGGCATGCCCGGCATGGCGTCGCATCCGCCGATGAAGGTGACCGCCACGGTCAAGATTGCCGCTGACGGCAAGACGATGGTCGTCGCCTTCGCCAAGCCCTTGGCCAAAGGCACTTATCGGCTCGACTGGCATGTAGTCTCGTCGGACACGCACCGCGTGAAGGGCGGCTACGCCTTCAAGGTGGCCTGA